ACCGCAGTATCTTTAAATCGCAGGTCCCTGCATTCGATCATTTACATAATTATATGCAGCTTTCTGGTATACGCCGCCAGCATCAGGATCGCAGATCAGGAATTGAGCAACCGGATCCTCCACGTCTTCGGAGGGGGATTTCTGTCGTTCTTGATCTGCTTTTTTGCCGTCAAAGACAGCAAATTGTCTATCGGCAGGTTCCAGTTTTTTCTGTTTAGTTTTCTTGTAGTAATCTCCCTCGGCGTGGTTAATGAGATTCTGGAGTTTTTCTTGCAGAATTATATGCACTTTACTTTTGCTCCAAACATCAACGATACCTGGCTGGACCTCATGAGCAATGCGGTCGGTGCCCTGCTGGCCGCCGCATGTTTGACGCCCTTTATCAAAAGAATGGTTTAGTATTGTTTGTTTCAAAATTAATCATCCACCAAAAGTCCTGCGCCAGCGGGACTTTTTTGTTTTGGCACTTGCGTTTGAGGGAAATCTTATCCACCGTCCCCATTGTTTAAGGGTATAAAATATGGTATTATATGTATACGTGAAGAAGAATTTTGTTATTGCGTTTCCGGCAAGCCTAAGCCCCTGTTCTTGAGACAACAGGGTGTTTTTTCGCATCTAATTATTGCGTTTGTGAAAAAAGCAAAGGTAATAAAATTAATTATCATACTAGGCGGCATATTGCTGGTCGCGGCCGCTTTCTTGCTCTGGGGAGCGTACTTATATCTGAACGAGGCGCAGGACAGGTTTAAGGACAATGACAAAATTGTGGAAATGGAGCGAAGGAACGCGGAGCTGAAAGAACAGGAGGAGAAAGCGGCATGCGCACAAAAGGGCGGAGAATGGACGCGGGTAGATCTGGCGGGCGACAAAATTTGTAATATGCCGACCACTGATGGCGGCAAGGCCTGTACCGATCGTTCCGAGTGCCAGGGCGCGTGCGTAGGAGAGCACGCTTCCGGCGACACTTCCGGCGACACTTCCGGCAAGTGCAGCGGTTATATATGGGTGAATTGCGTCAATCAAATTATCAAGGGAAAATCGCAAGGCCTGCTGTGCGCTGACTAAAAGTTTTTTGGCAAAATTATTAGTAATCAAAACAGTATGGATATCTCAAAAATGAAAAAGATAGCCCTGTATCTGCTTTTGGGGGTCGGAGCGATAGTGTTCGTCTTTGTGGGAAATTTCTACGCAACGCCGAAATACGAATCGCCTGGAAGCTCAAGCAATCTGGGAATTGACGATAGCGTTTTCGGGGGATCGTATGCGACTCCTTCATTCGAGCGGGGAGATTTTGCGCCTGCACCCATGATGAACGCGGGGTCTTCGGCCAAGAGCGGGGCAAGTCAGACGGCAAACCCATCCGCTCTGGCGGATAGGAAAGTGGTGAAAGTGGGCGCGCTTGCGGTTCTGGTGAAAAAGACGGAAGAGGCGGCGGAGAAGGTCAAATCTATTGCCGGGGCGCTCGGCGGATTCGTGGATGGCGCGAACATTTATAACGTCTCGGAAACCTCCAAGGAGGGGACCGTTACCATTCGGGTCCCGGCCGACAAGTTTGACGATGCGATGCAAAAGCTTAAGGAGATAGCGATAAAGGTGGACAAAGAAGAAATAGGCGCCGCCGATGTCACCGAACAGTTTGTGGATATGGAAGCGCGGCTCAAAAATCTTAAGGCCGAAGAAGCGCAGTATTTGAAAGTGTTGAGCGAGGCCCGCAAGGTAGAGGATATCTTGAGCGTTTCGGAGCGTTTATTCGCTACGCGCGGCAACATTGAGCGCCTTGAAGGACAACTGAAGTATCTGTCCAGCCAAATAGCCATGTCCTCCATTACCGTTTCGCTTACCGAAGAAGCGGATGTGCAGTTGTTCGGCATCCGCTGGCGGCCGCTGTTTGCGCTTAAGCAGGGATTCCGGAACATGTTGAGCGGCCTTACCGGCTACATTGACGCGATGATAGCTTTCCTATTCGTACTGCCGGAGCTTGTGTTGTGGCTTATGACGTTCGTCGCGGGGGTGTGGGTGGCATGGAGGGCGTTCCGCTTCGTGAAGAGGAAATTCTTTACTCCCGCCGTCTAGCCGTTCTAAAAGATACAAAAATCTATGAAGAAAATTTTTCCTATCATTCTCGCTCTGGGCGTTCTCGCCGCGTTCCATATTGGCCTGGCTCAAGCGGCAACAGTTGAAATCAAAGCTAACGGCGCCATGAGTGCGATTACTGTGCCGTATTATAGTAACGTTACTCTTTCTTGGAGTGCCTCCAACTTATTAGGTACTGCTATAGGGCCATCCGGCGAGCCGGGTTGCGCAGGCGATTGGGGTGAGCGTATTCCAAATGTTTGGTATCCACCCGGCCCAATCTGGATCAGCAAAGAAAACAGTGGCCAACAACTTTTCGAAGGCATGACAGCGACGAAAACATTTACTATCATG
The genomic region above belongs to bacterium and contains:
- a CDS encoding DUF4349 domain-containing protein, translated to MDISKMKKIALYLLLGVGAIVFVFVGNFYATPKYESPGSSSNLGIDDSVFGGSYATPSFERGDFAPAPMMNAGSSAKSGASQTANPSALADRKVVKVGALAVLVKKTEEAAEKVKSIAGALGGFVDGANIYNVSETSKEGTVTIRVPADKFDDAMQKLKEIAIKVDKEEIGAADVTEQFVDMEARLKNLKAEEAQYLKVLSEARKVEDILSVSERLFATRGNIERLEGQLKYLSSQIAMSSITVSLTEEADVQLFGIRWRPLFALKQGFRNMLSGLTGYIDAMIAFLFVLPELVLWLMTFVAGVWVAWRAFRFVKRKFFTPAV